In the genome of Agromyces sp. CF514, the window CGTGCTGCAGCCCGCGCCGCGGCGATCGTCGCCTCGATGCCGTCGAAGGCGGGGCGGAGCCCGGAGCGCAGCGTCTCGCCGACCCGGGTGAGCGTGACCCGCCGGCTCGTGCGGGTGAAGAGCGGCGCCCCGATCTCGGTCTCCTGGGCGCGGATCGCCTGGCTCACGCGCGAGACCGAGACGTGCAGCCGTTCGGCCGTGCGACCGAAGTGCAGCTCCTCGGCGAGCGTGAGGAAGATCTCGATGTCGCGGAGTTCCATGGGGCCTCTCGACCGTGAGTGCAGGGCTCAACGATCGTAGTGCGATCGCCCGTTGATCGCCCCTGCGCACGCTCGGAGGATTGAGCACGCATCGGACAGGCGGGAAATTCTTTGGTATTCAGTGTTGCTATCTACCGGTACTCATGCTTACTATGTACCAGTAGTCAGCAACACCGAGTAGCAGAAGGAGGATTCCATGGGCAAGCAGACGACCGAGATGCTGAAGGGCACGCTCGAGGGCATCGTCCTCGCCATCCTGGCCAAGCAGCCGGCGTACGGGTACGAGATCACGGCCCGGCTCCGCGACCAGGGCTTCTCCGACATCGCCGAGGGCACCATCTACGCCCTGCTGGTCCGCATCGAGCAGCGCGGCCTCGTCGACGTCGAGAAGGTCCCGTCCGAGAAGGGCCCGCCGCGCAAGGTCTACGCGTTGAACGCGACGGGCGGCGAGTACCTCGAAGAGTTCTGGAGGACCTGGAGCTTCCTCGCAGAACGCATCGAACAGCTCCACCACGACATCCAGCCGAAGCACGACACAGAAGGAGCATGACCATGGCCGCGAAGTGGATCGAAGCCCTCACCGGCTCGCTCGAGCAGAAGAAGCAGTACAAGCAGTACAAGGCCCGCATCGCAGCGCTGCCCGAGCCGTACCGCACGGCCGCGAACGCGTTCGAACGGTACTTCATGTACCAGGGCGGCATCACCGACGGCGACCCCGCCGTGATGATGACGATGCTCGGCGACTTCGCCGACCTGTGGGAGCGCGCCGCGGTCGACGAGACGCCCGTCAGCGCCATCGTCGGCGATGACTCGGTCGCGTTCGCCGAGGCCTTCAGTGAGGCCTACGTGGGCAAGCGCTGGGTCGACAAGGAGCGCAACCGCCTCACCAAGACGATCGAGGGCCTCGAAGGGGCCGAACGGAAGGACGAGCGATGACCACCGCAACCCAGCCCGCACCCGCGATCCGGGTGCAGGGCATCGAGAAGTCCTTCAAGGACCTCCAGGTGCTGAAGGGCGTCGACTTCGACGTGCAGCAGGGCAGCATCTTCGCCCTGCTCGGCTCGAACGGCGCCGGCAAGACGACGCTCGTGCGCATTCTGTCGACGCTCATCAAGGCCGACGCGGGCAACGCGACGGTGCACGGCTTCGACGTCGCGGCCAAGCCGGGCGACGTGCGCGAGTCGATCAGCCTGACCGGGCAGTTCGCCGCGGTCGACGAGGTGCTGAGCGGTCGAGAGAACCTCGTGCTCGTCGCGAAGCTGCGCCACCTGAAGAACCCGGGTGCCATCGCCGACGACCTGCTCGCACGGTTCTCGCTGACCGAGGCGGGCGGCCGCAGGGCCGCCACGTACTCGGGTGGCATGCGCCGTCGACTCGACATCGCGATGAGCCTCATCGGCGACCCGTCGATCATCTTCCTCGACGAGCCGACCACGGGTCTCGACCCGCAGGCGCGCATCGAGGTGTGGCAGACCGTCAAGCAGCTCGCCCAGGGCGGCACGACCGTGCTGCTCACGACGCAGTACCTCGACGAGGCCGAGCAGTTGGCCGACCGCATCGCGATCCTGCACGAGGGTCGCATCATCCAGAACGGCACGCTCGCCGAGCTCAAGCAGCTCCTGCCGGCCGCGAAGGTCGAGTACGTCGAGAAGCAGCCCTCTCTCGAGGACGTGTTCCTCACCCTGGTCGGCGCACCGAGCGCCGGCACCGCCTCGAACGGAAAGGACGCATCATGACTACGCACGTCCTCGGCGACACCCGTGTGCTCACGGGCCGCTCGCTGACGCACATCCTCCGCAGCCCCGACACGATCATCACGACCGCGGTCACCCCGATCGCGCTCATGCTGCTCTTCGTCTACGTGCTGGGCGGGGCCATCAACACCGGGTCCGACGAGTCGTACATCAACTACATGCTCCCGGGCATCCTGCTGATCACGATCGCGTCGGGCATCGCCTACACGGCGTACCGGCTCTTCCTCGACCTGCAGGGCGGCATCTTCGAGCGGTTCCAGTCCATGCCGATCGCGAGGTCGAGCGTGCTCTGGGCCCACGTGCTCACCTCGGTGGTCGCGAACCTCGTCTCGGTGGCGATCGTCATCGGCGTCGCACTGCTCATGGGCTTCCGCACCGGGGCATCCGTGGGCGCATGGCTCGCCGTCGCCGGCATCCTCGCCCTCTTCACGGTGGCCCTGACCTGGCTCGCCGTGGTCGCCGGGCTCTCGGCGAAGACGGTCGACGGTGCGAGCGCGTTCAGCTACCCGCTGATCTTCCTGCCGTTCATCAGCTCGGCGTTCGTGCCGACCGACAGCATGCCCGCCCCGGTCGCCTGGTTCGCCGAGAACCAGCCGGTGACCTCGATCGTCGACTCGCTCCGTGCGCTGTTCGCCGGTCAGCCGGTCGGCGGCGACATCTGGGTCGCCCTCGCCTGGCTCGTGGGCATCCTCGTGGCCGCCTACATCTGGGCGATCGCGATCTACCGCCGCAAGTTCAGCTGAGCGGATGTCTCACCGCCGGCCTTCGCGTCGGACGCCCGAATCGCCCCGACCTCCCACT includes:
- a CDS encoding ABC transporter permease — its product is MTTHVLGDTRVLTGRSLTHILRSPDTIITTAVTPIALMLLFVYVLGGAINTGSDESYINYMLPGILLITIASGIAYTAYRLFLDLQGGIFERFQSMPIARSSVLWAHVLTSVVANLVSVAIVIGVALLMGFRTGASVGAWLAVAGILALFTVALTWLAVVAGLSAKTVDGASAFSYPLIFLPFISSAFVPTDSMPAPVAWFAENQPVTSIVDSLRALFAGQPVGGDIWVALAWLVGILVAAYIWAIAIYRRKFS
- a CDS encoding ABC transporter ATP-binding protein, which encodes MTTATQPAPAIRVQGIEKSFKDLQVLKGVDFDVQQGSIFALLGSNGAGKTTLVRILSTLIKADAGNATVHGFDVAAKPGDVRESISLTGQFAAVDEVLSGRENLVLVAKLRHLKNPGAIADDLLARFSLTEAGGRRAATYSGGMRRRLDIAMSLIGDPSIIFLDEPTTGLDPQARIEVWQTVKQLAQGGTTVLLTTQYLDEAEQLADRIAILHEGRIIQNGTLAELKQLLPAAKVEYVEKQPSLEDVFLTLVGAPSAGTASNGKDAS
- a CDS encoding PadR family transcriptional regulator; the protein is MGKQTTEMLKGTLEGIVLAILAKQPAYGYEITARLRDQGFSDIAEGTIYALLVRIEQRGLVDVEKVPSEKGPPRKVYALNATGGEYLEEFWRTWSFLAERIEQLHHDIQPKHDTEGA
- a CDS encoding DUF1048 domain-containing protein, with the translated sequence MAAKWIEALTGSLEQKKQYKQYKARIAALPEPYRTAANAFERYFMYQGGITDGDPAVMMTMLGDFADLWERAAVDETPVSAIVGDDSVAFAEAFSEAYVGKRWVDKERNRLTKTIEGLEGAERKDER